The Montipora foliosa isolate CH-2021 chromosome 1, ASM3666993v2, whole genome shotgun sequence genome has a window encoding:
- the LOC137978426 gene encoding uncharacterized protein isoform X1 — translation MLCSSSFSSFSLEDGSELNSDRSSVILGDSEASFVPYDEDLEPFATQEEAAAYEANMALKQSGNSSSKGTLRAKQTSEHVTLATKAEECICCKEIGRVDETKAGNSYRTIFSQGLKSESEFPQSVSYSHFSRLLWDFSGHLRALSFTLLHVKSNQDSISK, via the exons ATGTTGTGTTCTTCAAGTTTTTCGTCTTTTTCGTTGGAGGACGGTTCGGAGTTGAATTCAGACAGGAGTAGTGTGATTTTAGGGGACAGTGAGGCTAGCTTCGTACCCTATGACGAAGATTTAGAGCCGTTTGCAACTCAAGAAGAAGCTGCCGCCTACGAGGCAAACATGGCTCTGAAGCAGAGCGGGAACTCGAGTTCCAAAGGCACTTTACGGGCGAAGCAGACGTCGGAACACG TCACTCTAGCAACCAAAGCAGAAGAATGCATttgctgtaaagaaattggCCGTGTAGACGAGACCAAGGCTGGGAACAGTTACCGGACCATTTTCAGTCAAGGTCTTAAGAGCGAATCAGA ATTTCCTCAATCTGTGTCTTACAGCCATTTTTCTAGACTCCTTTGGGACTTTTCTGGCCACTTAAGAGCATTATCCTTTACCTTGTTGCACGTAAAAAGCAATCAGGACAGCATTTCCAAGTGA
- the LOC137978426 gene encoding uncharacterized protein isoform X2, with amino-acid sequence MLCSSSFSSFSLEDGSELNSDRSSVILGDSEASFVPYDEDLEPFATQEEAAAYEANMALKQSGNSSSKGTLRAKQTSEHVTLATKAEECICCKEIGRVDETKAGNSYRTIFSQGLKSESEGPVWIINV; translated from the exons ATGTTGTGTTCTTCAAGTTTTTCGTCTTTTTCGTTGGAGGACGGTTCGGAGTTGAATTCAGACAGGAGTAGTGTGATTTTAGGGGACAGTGAGGCTAGCTTCGTACCCTATGACGAAGATTTAGAGCCGTTTGCAACTCAAGAAGAAGCTGCCGCCTACGAGGCAAACATGGCTCTGAAGCAGAGCGGGAACTCGAGTTCCAAAGGCACTTTACGGGCGAAGCAGACGTCGGAACACG TCACTCTAGCAACCAAAGCAGAAGAATGCATttgctgtaaagaaattggCCGTGTAGACGAGACCAAGGCTGGGAACAGTTACCGGACCATTTTCAGTCAAGGTCTTAAGAGCGAATCAGA GGGTCCAGTTTGGATCATCAATGTCTGA